In the Sphingobacterium sp. PCS056 genome, TATCCGCGAAATGAAAGATGATTTAGAACAAGCTTTGGAGGCATATGCCAAAGTTAAAGCTTTAGCAATTCGTACTAAAAGCAATTTTGAGAAAAAACAAGAAGAATCAACTGTCTTCGAAGGAAAGGCTATTCTCTTATTGAAAAAAGCACAAAATGGAGAACTTTCAATTGATAAAGCTGAAAACTTAGCAAAAGAAGCTCTAGTATTAAAAAACCAATTCATAGCAGAAGCTACAGAATTAGAAAAACAAAGTATAATCCATCTTCAATCAGCAGATGAATTGCATAAAAATGTAGATATTCTCAAGTTTAACATTTCGAAATGGGAAAGCGAATTGGCGACCTTAAAAGCTCGTGTGAAAGTATCTAATGCCGCTAAAATGGTCAATAAACAATTGGCAAATATTGATTCCAATAGTACCATATCTATGCTAGAACGAATGAAAGTCAAAGTAGAGGAAGATGAAGCTTTAGCAAAAGCATATGGTGAAATTGCACATGCCAACAAATCGATTATTGATGAAATCAACGAAACAATTTCAAATAAGGACTCCGTCAATGACGAATTACAAGCTCTAAAATTAAAACTAAAAAACGATGAGAAGATTTGAATATAAAACTATTAAGATTGAACCCAAAGGTTTTTGGGGGACAAAACTTGACGAAGCTAAAATCGATGAAATACTGAACGAGCTAGGTAGCCAGGGCTGGGAACTGGTATCCATGCAAGATTTGGAATTTGGAGGAAATTCTTGGTCATTTCACTACACATTCAAAAGAGAACTTTAACAAAACTAACCAATTATGAGCGAATTATTTAACCTACTTTTCAATCCAGTATCCAACGGCATTATGACTGTACTGACAGGAATTTCGCTATTATATTGGTTAATTATGTCTTTTGCAGGTGATGGATTACACCTCTTTGATGGTGACGTTGATCTTGATGGTCATATAGACGCAACTGCTGATGTCACAGATGTGGACAGTTCTCAAGATTTACATCATCATTCAGATACACAGACGCATACAGAACCATCTTTTTTCGCAAAAGCAATGGATTTCATTAATGTTGGCAAAGTTCCTATTATGATCATCGTTACACTTTTCAAATTTATTGGATGGATCATTACGATCATTTCTTCCATATTTTTAAATACTGCCACATGGGGTCTGAAATCAATTTTCATTCTAATACCCATATTCTTCATCACATTTATATGCATGCATTTTTTTACCAAACCATTAGTAAAACTATTTAATAACATTGGCTATCATGGGGAAGAACCAATTGATTTTCTTGGAAGAATGGGAAAAATGAAAGCAACAATAGAAGGTAAAAAACTGGGGTCAGCAGAATTTTTGATCGAAAGAGATCCTATTCGTCTTTATGTAGAAAGCTTAAATGGGGAAAAAATCGAATACGGAGATGACGTCATTATTGTTGATGAATCAAAAGACAAAAAAATATATTACGTAACAAAAGAAATAACCATTCACAATATTTAATTATTAACCATGCAGTTACAAACTCTTTTATTTATAGATGGGATAACAGGTCTCATCCTCTTGATTGTAGGAATTATAGTATTATTAATTTTTGCATTTTTCATTGTATTAAGTGCTTTTTACAAAAAGATTCCACAAGGAAAAGCAATAGTAAGAACAGGTATCGGGGGTACCAATGTGGCTTTCAATAAAGGGATGTATGTTATCCCTGTTTTTCACAAAATGGAGATTATGGACATTTCTGTAAAGAAAATCGAAATATCCAGAATGCAACATGATGGTTTAATCTGTAAGGATAATATTCGTGCTGATATCAAAGTAGCATTTTTCGTTCGTGTCAACAAGTCTGTTGATGATGTGATCAGTGTTGCTCAAAATTTGGGATGTGAACGTGCAAGTGATCCCGATACCTTAAAGAGTATTTTTGAATCTAAATTTTCAGAAGCACTAAAGACTGTTGGAAAAAAATTCGACTTCATTGAACTATACGAAGCTCGTCGCGAATTTAGAAATGAAATATTAAACATTATAGGAACAGATTTAAACGGATACATTCTAGACGATTGTGCAATAGATTATCTAGAACAAACAGAACTAAAATTTTTAAGTCCTGATAATATTTTAGATTCACAAGGTATTCGTAAAATCACTGAACTTACTGCCGCACAAAATATTCACGCCAATCTTATACGCCGTGACGAAGAGAAAGTAATTAAAAAACAAAATGTTGAAACTCGTGAGGCAATACTTGAGCTAGATCGCCAATTGGCAGAAAAAGAAGAGAAACAACGTCGTGAAATCGATAACATTAAAGCTCGTGAAGATGCTGAAATAACAAAAGTTAGAGAAGAGGAACGTCTAAAATCAGAAACTGTTCGGATCTCTACTGAAGAGCAATTAGCTATTCAAGAAGAAAATAAGCTTCGCCAGATTATCATTGCAGAGAAAAATAAACTACGTACTGATGCTGTTGAAACTGAACGCGTGGAAAAAGATCGTGCATTAGAAGAAACGGAGAGAATTCGAATTGTCACATTAGCACAAATTGATAAAGAGCGTTCAATTGAAATCGAGAAGAAAAATATTCAAAATGTAATTAAAGAACGTGTTCAACTTGAAAAAGGTGTTGTAGAAGAACAACAAGGAGTCAAAGATATCGAGGTGTTTCGTGAAGTTGAACGTAAAAAACAAGCTGGTGTTATTGCAGCTTCACAAGAGGCCGAAGAACGTTTAATTTCAACTGTTAAAGCGGCTGAGGCAGATAAGATAGCATCTGAACAAAAGGCGGAGCAAGATGTTATATTTGCTGAATCAAGGAGAAAAGTTGCAGAGAAAAAAGCACAAGAATTACTAATAGATGCTGATGCGAAAAAAGAAGCATCCGTAAAAGAAGCAGAAGGCCGGAAGATTATTGCAGAAGCACAAGCAAAAGAAGATGCTGCTTTAGGATTATCGGAGGCTGAAGTAATGATAGCAAAAGCAGAAGCTACCCAAATCCAAGGTACAGCTGAGGCATCTATTATTGAGAAAAAAGCAGAAGCGAACCGTAAGCAAGGCTTAATGGAAGCAGAGGTAACGCGTGAAAAAGCGATTGCTGAAGCTACAGGAATTCAAGAAAAAGCGGAGGCCATGAAAAAATTAGATGGTGTTGGAAAAGATCATGAAGAATTTAAGTTACAATTACAAAAAGAAAAAGATATTGAATTGGCCCACATAGGCATTCAAAAAGATATTGCGGCATCACAAGCATCTGTATTAGCAGAAGCTTTAAAAACTGCAAAAATTGATATTGTGGGCGGTGAGACTATGTTTTTTGAAAATATTGTCCGTCAAGTATCTACTTCCAAAGGTTTTGACCATTTAATCAACAATTCAAAACATGCCACAGACATCAAAAACTCGTTGTTGGGTCCAGATGGAAAAGGTGATATTGCTGAAAAAGTGCGTGGCTTAGCGGATAAATATGGGATATCCTCCAATGATATCAAAAATCTAACCATCTCTGCTGCTTTGGTACAATTGCAACAAGCAGCCAAAAATGCTGACGATAGTGAAGATAGCAATTTCATCACCTCGCTATTCGGCTTAGCCAAAAACTTAGGGATATCCAATAAAAAGTTGATCTAATTTTTTCTCAAATCTGTCAACTTGAAAACGGATTGTATTCAAGTTGACAATTCAATTGGTATCATGAAATTTGTCTATCATACAGTATTTTTCAAAGATAAATTGGATTTTTAGTGTTATAAATGTACAGTTGACTTCTATATACAACATTCGTAAAGTCAATATAGTAACTTGATATCAAAATAAGTAGAAAACAGAACTCAAAAAAGATTAAAATAGTCCACGATTATTTTCGAATTATGCAAGAAACACAAGCGAACAACGATACTTTAGACTCTGGATCTTACGAAATTATTAGAAAACGTCTTCTAAATCAGAAAGAAACACTTTCTAATAAATTACAATTATTAAATACTTCCAGAAAAGAGGTATTTAATTCGACCAACTTTATATTAAAAGCCAATCAACGCATATCAACAGATAATAACTGTGTATCAAGAGGTATTTTGGCTATTGGTAATATTTGCATATTCGGATATAATGTACATTTTGGATTACGAACCGAAATACAGCTACAGGATGTATTTAGTATCTATTTATTTGAAGATAACCAATTTATTCCACAAGATCTTGATTTCATAAACGATGTAAATTTTGTAAATGATTACCAAAATCTATACAAATATTATAGAGATTCGATTTTTTCCAAATTCAGAAAAACGGAGAACTACTTGTATATGATCTTTCAGACCACCAAGAATGAACAGGATCTAAAAGCGTTTAAATGGTTGATTAAAGATGGGAAATTAATCTACTTAGATGATAGAAGTATACATGAAGTCAAAAAGGCAAATCAACATGAATTTGATTGGATAAAAACTACACTTGAAGATCGAAGATTGGGTCGTTTTCCTCATATCTCAATCTTAGACAAGGTATTTATTGAAGCGATTCATGGTGATATCACATTTAAAATTGAAAACAATACCGAATCTGGTAAAGGTATTTACTCTGAAAAGGTAAGTAATCTAGATCAACAGCTAGATGATGCAGAATACCACTACGCTGATTTAGGCAATATGATTGCTCTAAGGATAAAACCCTTTCAAGAAGAATTTCGTGCTTACATTTTCAACTTAAGGACAAAAGAAGTAGTTAATCTAAAAACGCTGAATGAATCAGCTATTTTGCTACCTGATAATCAAGGTATCATATTCTCTAATGGATATTATCTTCAGAATGGCACACATAAAACTTTCGAGAATAACCTCGAAAATGTTCAGTTTCTAAAAAAAGTAATCTCTCCTAATGGAGAAGACTATCTCTATGTTTTCACACATGAACAGTCGAATACATATATTTTGATGTCTTATAATATCATTCAGCAATCTGTAGAAACCCCAATCGTTTGCAATGGATTTACGATATTTAAAGATGGAAGCTTAATATATTTTCGTACTGAAAACGAAGCGACGCGACATCATCAAGTGCAGATATGGGAGACTCCTTACATGGCTGTTCTTAAAGAAAATGAATCTCGCAGAGATGATCCTTTGTACAAAATCGGAAATAAAGATATTGTTCAAGCGATGTCTGAGGTTCAAGAAGTCATTCAACTGATCAACAAAGAAGATTCCTATGAGGGGCTCTATGAAGATATTCTTAAAAAATCAAATTCCATTATAGATTCTTACTTCTGGATTAATGATAAAGCGCTTCAAAATCTTGGCGAACCCTTACAACAGATAAAAGAAGTCGCGAACACCGCGATCGACGAGTTCGTTAAAGTACAGATTCAGCGTAAACACGCCGAAGAAATTTTAGCGGCTACGGAGAAAAAAATAGAAGATCTTGTTTTTAAAGTCAATAGTTCGATCTATGAACAGCTAGATCAACTGGTGCACAATTTATCAGATACACGTAAATTACAAGGCGAGGTGATTGACTTACGAAATGTAAAATACATTGATAATAATAGAGTAAATGAATTAGAAGATCAACTTCAACATATAGCATCTCATCTTTCTGAGAAAACAATACAGTTTTTATTACAGGAGGCTGCACTTACATCATATGAGCAAAAAGTTATCATCCAAAAGCAAGAAGTCGAAAAAGTAACAAAAGCTATTGATGCCAAAGCTATTGAAGATGGATGTAAAGCGATCTCCAGTGATCTCGAATTATTGATTGATATACTTCATAGCTTAAAGATTGAAGACACAACACAGACAACAAGAATCATTGAAAAAATATCCGTTATTTTTGCGTCTTTAAATGAGGTTCGAGCTCAATTAACACGGAAATTAAATACACTAAAAAGTTCTGAAGCGATTGCAGAATTTTCGGCTCAGCTCACTTTGTTAGAACAATCAATTGTTAACTATCTGGAATTATCCACTTCAGCAGAAAAAGTTGATGAATATTATACTAAGATTGTTGTCAACTTAGAGGAACTTGAAAGTAAGTTTTCTGAATTTGACGAGTTTGCTTTAAAAAT is a window encoding:
- a CDS encoding PspA/IM30 family protein is translated as MMNIFKRIFRIGQAEIHAVVEKMEDPIKMTEQGIREMKDDLEQALEAYAKVKALAIRTKSNFEKKQEESTVFEGKAILLLKKAQNGELSIDKAENLAKEALVLKNQFIAEATELEKQSIIHLQSADELHKNVDILKFNISKWESELATLKARVKVSNAAKMVNKQLANIDSNSTISMLERMKVKVEEDEALAKAYGEIAHANKSIIDEINETISNKDSVNDELQALKLKLKNDEKI
- a CDS encoding OB-fold-containig protein is translated as MSELFNLLFNPVSNGIMTVLTGISLLYWLIMSFAGDGLHLFDGDVDLDGHIDATADVTDVDSSQDLHHHSDTQTHTEPSFFAKAMDFINVGKVPIMIIVTLFKFIGWIITIISSIFLNTATWGLKSIFILIPIFFITFICMHFFTKPLVKLFNNIGYHGEEPIDFLGRMGKMKATIEGKKLGSAEFLIERDPIRLYVESLNGEKIEYGDDVIIVDESKDKKIYYVTKEITIHNI
- a CDS encoding DUF4177 domain-containing protein, yielding MRRFEYKTIKIEPKGFWGTKLDEAKIDEILNELGSQGWELVSMQDLEFGGNSWSFHYTFKREL
- a CDS encoding flotillin family protein, producing the protein MQLQTLLFIDGITGLILLIVGIIVLLIFAFFIVLSAFYKKIPQGKAIVRTGIGGTNVAFNKGMYVIPVFHKMEIMDISVKKIEISRMQHDGLICKDNIRADIKVAFFVRVNKSVDDVISVAQNLGCERASDPDTLKSIFESKFSEALKTVGKKFDFIELYEARREFRNEILNIIGTDLNGYILDDCAIDYLEQTELKFLSPDNILDSQGIRKITELTAAQNIHANLIRRDEEKVIKKQNVETREAILELDRQLAEKEEKQRREIDNIKAREDAEITKVREEERLKSETVRISTEEQLAIQEENKLRQIIIAEKNKLRTDAVETERVEKDRALEETERIRIVTLAQIDKERSIEIEKKNIQNVIKERVQLEKGVVEEQQGVKDIEVFREVERKKQAGVIAASQEAEERLISTVKAAEADKIASEQKAEQDVIFAESRRKVAEKKAQELLIDADAKKEASVKEAEGRKIIAEAQAKEDAALGLSEAEVMIAKAEATQIQGTAEASIIEKKAEANRKQGLMEAEVTREKAIAEATGIQEKAEAMKKLDGVGKDHEEFKLQLQKEKDIELAHIGIQKDIAASQASVLAEALKTAKIDIVGGETMFFENIVRQVSTSKGFDHLINNSKHATDIKNSLLGPDGKGDIAEKVRGLADKYGISSNDIKNLTISAALVQLQQAAKNADDSEDSNFITSLFGLAKNLGISNKKLI